In the genome of Limnobaculum zhutongyuii, one region contains:
- the bcsG gene encoding cellulose biosynthesis protein BcsG: MNNEKISSQSLSPDNSLWKNWQGLSGWNYYFLIKFALLWGGYLNFHPLENLVFVAFLLFPLPAGWLRKIRNWIAIPVGIALFYYDTWLPGIQSIISLRSQATALSFDYMVEFVQRFINWSWVGAGFALLVGYLFISQWVRITPFVVAALVWLNVITIGGPSFNLMPATATTNTPSTNTPTQPGTTDSSQSEALGPPTSQNLTAYYDKFIQTQQGLHTEFPTSLPADAQPFDLLIINICSLSWSDMQAVGLADHPVWKKMNIVFDNFNSATSYSGPAAIRISRASCGQSSHTALYKAADQRCYLFNELAQLGFKNELVMDHSGAFGDYLKQLREYAGIQATPLPFGNAKAELTSFDGEPLYRDLSMLTEWLESRQKDDSPRTVTFYNTIELHDGNRSLATNKPVEYKKRLQDLFDDLDNFLDELDKSGRKVMVMVVPEHGAALVGDKMQVSGLRDIPSPSITHIPVGIRIVGAKAPAQSEPLHITSPSSYLAISELASRSLDGKLFTQDSIDWQKLTDNLPQTPAISETSGTVVMKYQDKTYIRLNNADWVPYPQ; this comes from the coding sequence ATGAATAACGAGAAAATATCCTCTCAGTCCCTCTCTCCGGATAACAGCCTGTGGAAAAACTGGCAGGGGTTAAGCGGCTGGAATTACTACTTTCTGATAAAGTTTGCACTGCTATGGGGTGGGTATCTTAATTTCCATCCTCTGGAAAATCTGGTTTTCGTCGCCTTTTTACTGTTTCCACTACCGGCTGGCTGGCTCAGAAAAATCCGCAACTGGATCGCTATTCCGGTAGGTATCGCGCTGTTTTACTATGATACCTGGCTTCCGGGTATTCAAAGCATTATTAGTTTACGCAGTCAGGCAACGGCCCTCAGCTTTGATTATATGGTGGAATTCGTACAGCGCTTTATTAACTGGAGCTGGGTGGGTGCGGGTTTTGCGCTGTTAGTTGGCTATCTGTTTATTTCTCAATGGGTGCGTATTACACCTTTTGTGGTTGCCGCTTTAGTATGGCTAAACGTTATCACTATTGGTGGGCCATCATTCAACTTGATGCCGGCGACAGCAACCACCAATACGCCATCGACTAATACACCGACTCAGCCGGGTACCACAGACAGTTCGCAATCGGAAGCGCTGGGACCGCCAACCTCCCAGAACCTTACCGCTTATTACGATAAATTTATTCAGACTCAACAGGGTTTGCATACCGAATTTCCGACATCATTACCTGCTGATGCCCAGCCTTTTGATTTGTTAATCATCAATATCTGTTCTCTCTCCTGGTCAGATATGCAGGCAGTTGGTCTGGCAGACCATCCAGTCTGGAAAAAGATGAATATCGTGTTTGATAATTTTAACTCGGCCACTTCATACAGTGGGCCCGCTGCCATTCGCATCTCCCGGGCCAGCTGTGGTCAGTCCTCTCATACCGCTCTGTATAAAGCAGCGGATCAGCGCTGTTATCTGTTCAACGAACTGGCGCAGTTAGGATTTAAAAATGAGTTGGTAATGGACCATTCCGGTGCTTTTGGCGATTATTTGAAACAACTGCGTGAGTATGCGGGTATTCAAGCCACGCCATTGCCTTTTGGGAATGCCAAAGCAGAATTAACCTCCTTTGATGGTGAACCACTCTACCGCGACTTGAGTATGTTGACCGAGTGGCTGGAATCCCGACAAAAAGACGATTCACCTCGTACTGTCACATTCTATAATACTATTGAGCTGCACGACGGTAACCGAAGTCTTGCCACTAACAAACCGGTGGAATACAAAAAACGCCTGCAGGATTTGTTTGACGATCTGGACAATTTTTTGGATGAACTGGACAAGTCTGGTCGCAAAGTGATGGTGATGGTAGTACCAGAGCACGGCGCCGCACTGGTGGGTGACAAAATGCAGGTTTCTGGCCTGCGTGATATTCCCAGCCCAAGCATTACCCATATTCCTGTTGGTATTCGAATTGTTGGTGCAAAAGCGCCTGCGCAATCTGAGCCGCTGCACATTACTTCCCCGAGTAGCTATCTGGCTATTTCTGAACTGGCTAGCCGCTCGCTGGACGGTAAGTTGTTCACTCAAGACAGCATTGACTGGCAAAAACTAACGGACAATCTACCGCAAACGCCGGCAATATCAGAAACCTCAGGTACGGTAGTGATGAAATATCAGGATAAGACCTATATCAGGTTGAATAATGCCGACTGGGTGCCTTATCCACAATAA
- the bcsB gene encoding cellulose biosynthesis cyclic di-GMP-binding regulatory protein BcsB, whose translation MNKMKSEVIFTGVAKRRWLGIVLLSLAGATYAQTTDTPQVVDADVQNSAAPVAPQVEPMPIVPGAPVRNDSLSFKTLAPEGSLVLRGVQSVAQMTFTVRSDEVVSQAALNLDYTVSPALLPLLSHIKVYLNDELMGVVPVNQDSPGKKGAINLPLDARYISDFNRIRLELVGHYKDVCEDPTHSSIWIDVSKSSSVALTYQGLEVNNDLSRFPEPFYDSRDFRPLNLPMIFNSAPDSDQQKAAAILASWFGVNAQWRGQNFPVLYNQLPESNGVVFATNDWRPDFLKDYPKVDAPTVEIISHPTNPYIKLLLVLGRDNKDLLTAVQGIAQGEPLFRGQSVTIDSVKQLLPRQPYDAPNWVRTDRPVRLAELTTYPEQLSVSGGRLPPIDLDMKLPPDLFLLRSQGIALNLKYRYTPPPYVDDSRLNVSLNNRFLQAFPLKPYESNKLQVLHIPLIQGLSSTDEEVMIPAFQLDGNNKLRFDFDFVSNIGASTTDVCRTMTPVKHEAVVDGDSTIDFSGYRHYLAMPALKTFAQSGFPFSRMADLSETLVVMPENPTAEQLTLLFNVMGQMGANIGYPALGIELTAKPDAKQHADKDLLVLSGIPKDLDARNQPQILIEQAKSQLNRPEKNNLELHTVDFDKPSTEPTPQANAAVSSDGPIGAITGFQSPYNEQRSVVALMASGDSGYQLLDEAWRDSGKRAAIAGSVSIVRNSGVNSIRVGDTYYVGYLPWWDKLWFKLSEHPVWLAVFAVFSVILVALMLWRGLRAISRRRLNPDEDK comes from the coding sequence ATGAATAAAATGAAATCTGAAGTGATATTTACTGGTGTAGCGAAACGTCGCTGGCTGGGGATTGTTCTGCTCAGTCTGGCAGGTGCTACCTATGCGCAGACTACGGATACTCCGCAGGTTGTTGATGCTGATGTGCAAAATAGCGCAGCACCCGTAGCGCCACAGGTGGAGCCGATGCCAATCGTTCCGGGAGCACCGGTGCGTAATGACTCACTCTCTTTTAAAACACTGGCACCGGAAGGCAGTCTGGTTTTAAGAGGGGTACAGAGCGTTGCGCAGATGACGTTCACTGTGCGTAGTGATGAAGTAGTATCTCAGGCGGCACTGAATCTGGACTATACCGTTTCGCCTGCACTATTACCGTTACTCTCCCATATTAAAGTCTATCTGAATGATGAACTGATGGGGGTTGTGCCGGTAAATCAGGACTCTCCGGGGAAGAAAGGGGCGATTAATTTGCCGCTGGATGCCCGCTATATCAGCGATTTTAACCGCATTCGTCTGGAGCTGGTGGGACATTATAAGGATGTCTGTGAAGACCCAACCCATAGCAGTATCTGGATTGATGTAAGTAAAAGCAGTTCGGTAGCGTTGACCTATCAGGGACTGGAAGTGAATAACGATCTTTCCCGTTTTCCTGAGCCGTTCTATGACAGTCGGGATTTCCGTCCGTTAAATTTACCGATGATTTTCAATTCAGCGCCGGATAGTGACCAGCAAAAAGCGGCGGCAATTTTAGCGTCCTGGTTTGGTGTGAATGCACAATGGCGGGGCCAGAACTTCCCGGTATTGTATAACCAACTGCCAGAGAGCAACGGCGTGGTTTTTGCCACTAACGACTGGCGCCCGGATTTCCTGAAGGACTACCCGAAAGTTGATGCACCAACGGTTGAGATAATATCCCACCCGACAAATCCGTATATCAAGCTATTACTGGTGTTGGGGCGTGACAACAAAGATTTACTGACTGCAGTACAGGGCATCGCTCAGGGAGAACCGTTATTCCGTGGCCAGAGCGTGACTATTGATAGCGTAAAACAGCTATTACCTCGCCAGCCTTACGATGCACCTAACTGGGTAAGAACCGATCGTCCGGTACGATTAGCTGAACTGACGACTTACCCGGAACAACTCAGCGTTTCTGGTGGGCGTTTGCCGCCGATCGATCTGGACATGAAATTACCGCCCGATCTGTTTTTATTGCGCAGTCAGGGTATCGCGCTAAATCTTAAATATCGCTATACACCCCCTCCTTATGTGGATGATTCTCGCTTAAATGTCAGTCTGAATAATCGTTTTTTACAGGCGTTTCCATTGAAGCCTTATGAGTCGAATAAGCTGCAGGTACTGCATATTCCGTTGATTCAGGGATTGAGCAGTACTGATGAAGAAGTGATGATTCCAGCTTTCCAACTGGATGGAAATAACAAACTGCGTTTCGATTTTGATTTCGTTTCAAATATTGGTGCCAGCACCACTGACGTATGTCGTACCATGACGCCGGTAAAACATGAAGCAGTGGTTGATGGTGACTCAACTATCGATTTTTCTGGTTATCGCCACTATCTGGCGATGCCTGCATTGAAAACCTTTGCTCAGTCAGGTTTCCCATTCAGTCGCATGGCGGACTTATCGGAAACGTTAGTGGTGATGCCTGAAAACCCAACGGCAGAACAATTAACGCTGCTGTTTAACGTGATGGGGCAGATGGGGGCCAATATTGGCTATCCGGCGTTGGGGATTGAACTGACGGCTAAACCGGATGCGAAACAGCACGCAGATAAAGATCTGTTGGTGTTAAGCGGTATTCCGAAAGATTTGGATGCCAGAAATCAACCACAAATACTGATTGAGCAGGCAAAGAGCCAGCTTAACCGTCCGGAAAAAAATAATCTGGAACTGCATACAGTTGATTTCGATAAGCCGAGTACCGAACCAACACCGCAGGCTAATGCGGCGGTTTCATCAGATGGACCCATTGGTGCCATAACCGGCTTTCAGTCTCCTTATAACGAGCAGCGCAGTGTGGTTGCTCTGATGGCCAGCGGTGACAGCGGTTATCAACTACTGGATGAAGCCTGGCGCGATAGCGGCAAACGCGCGGCGATTGCCGGGTCGGTTTCCATTGTGCGTAACTCCGGCGTAAATAGTATTCGGGTTGGCGATACCTATTATGTTGGCTATCTGCCATGGTGGGACAAACTCTGGTTTAAGCTATCTGAACACCCGGTGTGGCTGGCCGTATTTGCCGTTTTCAGCGTGATTCTGGTGGCATTAATGCTCTGGCGTGGCCTGCGAGCAATAAGCCGTCGTCGCTTAAACCCGGATGAAGATAAATAA
- the bcsR gene encoding cellulose biosynthesis protein BcsR — protein MNNDVTGIQWNLRQGRKTEIENRLPGQAVAKEYQNDIAAVMTAYHLTSLEYQDLSHQGALREAFLRWPLLSEILSESTSDKVGS, from the coding sequence ATGAACAATGATGTCACAGGAATCCAATGGAACCTGAGGCAAGGACGCAAAACAGAAATAGAAAACCGGCTACCCGGACAAGCGGTGGCAAAAGAGTATCAGAATGATATTGCCGCGGTAATGACGGCTTATCATCTTACTTCGCTGGAATATCAGGATCTTTCTCATCAGGGCGCGCTGCGGGAAGCGTTTCTACGTTGGCCATTACTGTCAGAAATATTATCTGAGTCAACCTCAGATAAGGTTGGTTCGTGA
- the fpr gene encoding ferredoxin--NADP(+) reductase, with protein sequence MADWVSGTVTRVDNWTDNLFSLRIHAPVRPFTAGQFAKLALDIGGERVQRAYSYVNAPGNPELEFYLVTVPEGKLSPHLHQLKAGDSVMVTLDAAGFFVLEEVPAVDTLWMLSTGTAIGPFLSILQAGEDLERFNHIVLVHAARYSQDLSYLPLMRELEKRYQGKLRIQTVVSREKSAGSLFGRIPALIESGELESAVGLTISPEQSHVMLCGNPEMTKDTQQLLKQQRNMAKHLRRKPGHITSEQYW encoded by the coding sequence ATGGCTGATTGGGTTTCAGGCACGGTAACACGGGTAGATAATTGGACAGACAACTTATTCAGCCTGCGTATACATGCCCCTGTACGACCGTTTACTGCAGGTCAGTTTGCCAAACTCGCCCTGGACATTGGAGGAGAGCGAGTTCAGAGAGCCTACTCTTATGTTAATGCCCCCGGAAATCCTGAACTTGAATTTTATCTGGTCACCGTACCGGAAGGTAAGCTCAGCCCTCATCTTCACCAATTAAAGGCTGGCGATTCCGTTATGGTTACGCTGGACGCCGCAGGATTCTTTGTACTGGAAGAAGTTCCTGCCGTTGATACCCTTTGGATGCTATCCACCGGTACCGCGATTGGGCCATTTCTCTCGATTCTTCAGGCAGGTGAAGATCTGGAACGTTTTAATCACATCGTTTTGGTTCACGCAGCTCGCTACAGTCAGGACCTCAGCTATCTGCCTTTGATGCGTGAACTGGAAAAACGCTATCAGGGAAAACTGCGTATTCAAACGGTGGTTAGTCGGGAAAAAAGTGCCGGCTCTCTGTTTGGTCGTATTCCGGCATTAATTGAAAGTGGCGAGTTGGAATCCGCTGTCGGGTTAACCATTAGCCCGGAGCAAAGCCACGTCATGCTTTGCGGTAACCCGGAAATGACAAAAGACACCCAACAATTGCTCAAACAACAACGCAATATGGCCAAACACTTACGCAGAAAACCAGGCCATATTACCAGTGAACAATATTGGTAA
- the bcsQ gene encoding cellulose biosynthesis protein BcsQ codes for MTILAMQGIRGGCGTTAVCASLAWALAQTGQSVLVVDFSISNLLRLHFNHAWDSKEGWASTLKLQPSSPPIISYASGIDYLPFGFAEKETYSLINEGLFNQKQHQPNKLPDFLSFLSSNDYQWIIIDCSSTLSSLNELSNSLADINLVLLNPDVESHVLLKQKTFPLNSYFLINGFLPTSLIQQDVSHIWQQSLSNLVPAILHRDEAMAESLAVKKTSGEYQPGSLIAQDVHQLALWCQNLDKQGS; via the coding sequence GTGACGATTCTGGCAATGCAGGGTATTCGCGGTGGTTGCGGTACTACAGCGGTGTGTGCTTCGCTGGCCTGGGCTCTTGCTCAAACAGGGCAGTCAGTGTTGGTGGTTGATTTCAGTATCAGCAACTTACTGCGTCTTCATTTTAACCATGCATGGGATAGTAAAGAAGGCTGGGCGTCAACGCTAAAATTACAGCCATCTTCTCCACCGATTATTTCCTACGCGTCGGGAATTGATTATCTGCCTTTTGGTTTTGCTGAAAAAGAAACATATTCCCTAATCAATGAAGGGTTATTTAACCAAAAACAACATCAACCCAATAAATTACCTGACTTCTTATCTTTTCTTTCATCGAATGATTATCAATGGATAATTATTGATTGTTCTTCCACGCTTTCGTCTTTAAATGAATTATCCAATTCGTTGGCTGATATTAATCTGGTTCTGTTAAATCCGGATGTAGAGAGCCACGTTTTACTGAAACAAAAGACATTTCCACTGAATAGTTATTTTCTGATTAATGGCTTTTTACCAACAAGTTTAATACAGCAAGATGTCAGCCATATTTGGCAGCAAAGCTTATCAAATCTGGTTCCTGCTATTTTGCACCGTGATGAGGCGATGGCGGAGTCGCTGGCGGTTAAGAAAACTTCAGGTGAGTACCAGCCTGGTAGCCTGATAGCTCAGGACGTTCATCAACTGGCATTGTGGTGCCAGAACCTTGATAAACAAGGGTCCTGA